Below is a window of 'Nostoc azollae' 0708 DNA.
TGTTATTACCTTTAGCATTATTCAGTTGTAATCCATCAGACTCTCAAGCACCAGGAAATGGAAAGCGGCACGTTGTAGCAACAAGTACCATCATTGCTGATTTAGCCCAGGAGGTTGCAGGAGAGGAAGTAAAGGTCACTGGTATCCTCAAGCCTGGTGCAGACCCTCACGTTTATGAACCAGTACCCGCAGATAGTCGAGTTTTGGAAACAGCAGACTTAATTTTATATAACGGTTATAAGTTAGAACCGGGAATTATTAAGTTAATGAATGCTGTTGGTGGGAAAGCACGAAAGTTAGCAGTAGGGGAAGTTATCAAACCTTTAAAGTTACAGAAAAGTAAAGGAGAAATTGTTCCCGATCCTCATATTTGGGGAAGTGTAGAAAATGTCATATCTATGGTAAAAGCAATTAAAGAAGCATTAATTGAGTTATCACCAGAAGACAAAGATAAATTTACTCAAAAAGCTGCCGAATTGACTGAAGAATTACAACAATTCAATAACTGGATTACGCAACAAATTCAAACTATTCCTCCAGAAAAACGGAAACTTATCACTACCCATGATGCTTTTCAATATTATGGAAGTAATTATGGGATGGAAATTGCGGGAACTTTAATTGGTATTAGCACAGAAGAACAACCAAGCGCCCAAACGGTCAGTAAATTAGTAGATTCAGTTAAAAAAATAGGCGTACCTGCAATTTTTGCGGAAACCACGATTAACCCAGCTTTAATTACCACTGTTGCCCAAGAAGTAGGGGTAAAACTTGTCAAGAATCAACTTTACTCTGATTCTATTGGTGCAAAAGGAAGTGATGGTGATACTTATATAAAAATGATGGAAGCTAATACCCGCACTATTGTGGAAGCCTTGGGGGGTAAGTATACGCCCTTTGTTTTGAAGGGAGCATCGGGTTTTGGCAGAAAGACTCAAATAGGAGGCAAACCATTGAGATAAGCACAAGGAAGGGAAAGGACTTGGTAGACACTTTCAACATTCCACTGTGGGCCAGAAATTTTAATCCTTGCTCCAATCTGTTGAATAGCAGATTCGACAGATCCAGAACCAATAGAACACAGTTGTTTAGCTCGGTAGTAGGTGTAGTTAATAATGCTAGTGGGATATTTTTTGCTTATCTTGAAAAACTTTTTAACTTGTTTACCTCGACAAT
It encodes the following:
- a CDS encoding metal ABC transporter substrate-binding protein — encoded protein: MKQILGIKGNTVLKKTKISQLCLGMLLPLALFSCNPSDSQAPGNGKRHVVATSTIIADLAQEVAGEEVKVTGILKPGADPHVYEPVPADSRVLETADLILYNGYKLEPGIIKLMNAVGGKARKLAVGEVIKPLKLQKSKGEIVPDPHIWGSVENVISMVKAIKEALIELSPEDKDKFTQKAAELTEELQQFNNWITQQIQTIPPEKRKLITTHDAFQYYGSNYGMEIAGTLIGISTEEQPSAQTVSKLVDSVKKIGVPAIFAETTINPALITTVAQEVGVKLVKNQLYSDSIGAKGSDGDTYIKMMEANTRTIVEALGGKYTPFVLKGASGFGRKTQIGGKPLR